The segment tttaccaatcctacacagatagaaggcttatatccaaaatatacaaagaactcaagaagttagaccacagggagacaaataaccctattaaaaatggggttcagagctaaacaaagaattcacagctgaggaatgctgaatggctgagaaacacctaaagaaatgttcaacatctttagtcataagggaaatggaaatcaaaacaagcctgaaatttcacctcacaccagtgagaatggctaagatcaaaaactcaggtgacagcaaatgctggtgaggatgtggagaaagaagaactctcctccaatgttggtgggattgcagactggtacaaccattctggaagtcagtctggaggttcctcagaaaactggacattgaactgcctgaggatccagctatacctctcttgggcatatacccaaaagatgccccaacatataaaaaagacacgtgctccactatgttcatagcagcttatttataatagccagaagctggaaagaacccagatgcccttcaacagaggaatggatacagaaaatgtggtacatctacacaatggaatattactcatctatcaaaaacattgactttatgaaattcataggcaagtggaggaaactagaaaatatccttctgagtgatgtaacccaatcacagaaaaacacacatggtatgcactcattgataagtggctattagttcaaatgcttgaattactctagatgcacagaatacatcaaactcaagaaggatgttcaaaatgcgaatgcttcactccttctttaaaaggggaacaagaatacccttggcagggaatagagaggaaaagattaaaacagacacagaaggaacacccattcagagcctgccccacatatggcccatacatatacagccatccaattagacaagatggatgaagcaaagaagggcaggctgacaggaaccggatgtagatctctcctgagagacacagccataatacagcaaatacataggcgaatgccagcagcaaaccactgaactgagaacgggaccccaattgaaggaatcagagaaaggactggaagaatttgaaggggcttgagaccccatatgaacaacaatgccaactaaccagagcttccagggactaagccactacccaaagactatacatggactgaccctgtactctaacctcataggtagcaatgaatagcctagtaagagcaccagtgtaaggggaagcccttagtcctgctaagactgaagccccagtgaatgtgattgttggagggagggcggtaatggggggaggatgaggagggggaggtgttagggggatgttggtccggaaaccgggaaagggaaaaacattcgaattgtaaataagaaatactcaagttaataacaaaaaaaaaaaaagaaaaaaggaaatataaataaaaattccaataaaaaataaaataaagataatttgaaataaaaaaagaagtagtcTAAGGACAATGTTATCcccctttaaattttttaataacctcaggaatttctttctttgctatCTAGTGGTAGGGATGTTGAAAGGGTATAAAttgggtggagaagggtggaagaaagaagaattcataaggtagcaaagaaaaaaatacccaaaaacctacattcctccattgctggtgggagtacaaacttgttcagccactatggaaatcagtctggcagttcctcagaggAGTTAATTTACCTCAAGATTCAGCTATGCCACTCTTGGACATATGCCCAAAGGAAGATTCATCCTTCCACAAAGTAACattctcaactatgttcattgctgctctattaaTAATAATCAGAATTTTAAACAACATACATGTTCCTCAACAGTACAATAGATAAAAATATTGTTACatttatacaaagaaatattattCAGGTGttaaaaatgatattaaatttgcaagcaaatgaatggaattagagaAAAATtgtctcaaagtagttttgatttacatttccttgatatCTAAGGATGTTGAgaatttaagtgtttctcagccaggactggagagacagagggaaaggtaAAGATCCTCAGGCAAACTACCCAGTTCCCCAGCAGGAGTGGCCTTTGCGTTAGCAAAcattaaaaatccattttcataAGAAACAATGCAAGAACAACCAACATCATCTATGACCACTGGTATAGGGTCATGACTACTGGGGAGACGTTGACTTTACCTCTGATCAGTGGGGTGACGGTGAATGTCTTAACACATTCATCTCTGTTTGCATTAAATACTCTTTGGCTTGTTATACTATAAGAGAAATCAACCTTATGAGCATATATTTAAGCAAAGAAACATTTCCTGGTGGATAATATCCTGAACCAGAGAAAGTTCAGGGTTACAGAACCCTTCCATGTCAGCAGGCAGCATTTATAGATAAAACAGAAGCTTAGCATGTGCACACAGCTTGATTAGTGCCAGCTTCACTTTTGCCTTATTTGGCCATGCAGGAGAGGTTGGCATCCAGGATTAGTCAACTGCTTTGAGTGACTGACTTGATCTTCATTGGACGAATATAATCTCAAGTTACTGTATAGTCCACTTGACTATCAGTTTGTGTTTGGTTAGTTTGTTACACACAGAAGCTGCCTTTAGTCAAACTCAGTCAGTTTAATTGACTCTATAAGACATAAACATGAAAACTTTGTGTTCAGGCTTCTTACATTTTGTAGAAAGGGATGTTCTAGCCACAATTCTATAGACTTTTTTCACCCTCCCCTCTCATTGCCATGACCTTcttagggatggaacccagagatGTGTGGTTTTAAGCAAATTTTCTGGCAAATGGTCCACACCTCCAGCCCCTCCATCCTTCATTCTAGAAGATCCTATCCTGGTGAGCCTCTTTGCCCTCATCCCTAACTGAGGTATTTTAGGCATGTACTCTGTTAAGTACTGTGTAGTTGACTGTGAGTGTAAATGACTTCAGTGATTCTGGGCTCAGCCCTGTTCCTGGCTCTGTCTGGTATTATACCCTCTTTCATATTTCATCTTTGAAGTTGGAGATATATAGAGcagtaagataaaaaaaatgaattgttCATAGAACAGTTCCAAGATTAGAAAGGCAAGCATgtgaagaaaaaaacacaagataTATTAACAATAGAGAGGCGAGGACATTAAAACAATTACCAACAAagagaggcacacagagagaaacacggCAGCTCAAACAATAGGAGACATTTTGTGAGAATAAGAGAATAAACATGAGATGAAAGAAAGGTGCTGAATcagagaagaagagagcaagaggacaGAAAAGGAAGGTGGAAAACACAACTAGAAATAGACAAAGGATCATGAGAGAGAACAGAGTAGAAACACATGACAAGCTGTCCTAGAGAAAGGGGGTGGTTGGGATTGTATCTAAGGAATTgagaaagacacaaacaaaataaatcaaaagactCATGGTGATAGATACAGACATAGGATCAGAGagactatgagagagagagagagagagagagagagagagagagagagagagagagagagagagagagagagaatgtcactGAGCTGCTCTGGAAAAATCTAGGTCACAGAACCAGTTCTAAGGGAATCATCTCAGAGAGATACTCGATAAATTACTAAGCTCATGTCATCCAAATTGTGGAAAGGAGATGCTTAAAGACATAGGGGGCCTTTTTAAATACACCCACACAGGCATAATTTCCAAAAACCTGGAAGCTACAGAGGTTACTGGAAAATCCCTGCTGAACCTGGaggacccaaaatttattctctctacaagaaatgcaggaagCAAGATGGAGCTGAGACTGAGGGAATAATCAAACAATAACTaacccaacttgagatccatcccatgggcaagcgccaatccctgacactattactgacacTCTATTATGCACATGggagcataactgtcctctgagaggctccactcaacAGCTGtctgaaacagatacagatatcCACAGCTAAATATTAGACAGAGCTCAAGGACTCTTACAGACAAGTTTGGGGAAGGATCAAAGGCCATGGCGAGGGGGGGGGGGTAaggaacaccacaggaagaccaacagagtcaactaacctggatccttgtgGGATCTCAGAATATGAAACACCAACCACACATGGGCCGAAcctaattcacacacacacacacacacacacacacacacacacacacacacacacacacacacacgagtggaGATGTGCAGGTCTGACTTCCTGTCAGTTGCTCAACAACTGGCGTGAGGGCTATCCCTAAAATTGTTGCAGTTGATCTGTTCCCCTACCtaggctgccttgcctggcctcagcagGAGAGGTTGTGCCTAGCATGCAGAGACCAGAGTAGGCGGATACTCAGTGAGAGCCTCTGCCCTCTCAGAcaaggagagggaaggatgggtAGAGGGACTATATGGAGGTGGTGGGAGATCTTGAGGATGAGGGAGTAATTGGGatataaaatgattaaataaataaataaacaaatgaagcaCACACAGATCCATGCCTAAGTAGCTGAATAGATAAAACTAAACTGACAAGTGCAGAAATTGAAATGTGTTACTTACAATGCCTTTTGTCCTGTGTATctatttcatgatgtctttgccAACATCTAAGGTTGGGATAAGGGAATGGGGAGTGAACAGGTCACCAGGAGACCAAACAGGAAGTATGGGTGCTCACATACCTAGACAGTGATGAGACCGGAGGGGCGGGAACAGCTGGGGTTGCTTAAGTGAGTAGGGATAAAAGATCCTGCTGGAGTGTTCACTGAAGTCAACAGTGCTTAGACCAGGAAGGGTCTTGCTCCTCCTCACTCTCATCGTGGGCTTCTTGTTGTTCTTAGTCAGCCAAAGTCAGCCAAAGACCCATGGACACTTGCCACCAGGACTTTGTCCCCTGCCCTTCTTGGGGAACCTCTTACAGATAAAAAGAAGAGGCCTGCTGAATTCTTTCATGCAGGTGAGACAAGCACAGGACTTGAGCCCTGTGGGCTTAGCCTGTGTTGGCTCTTGGAGGTCACTCAGCAGGAAGAGCAAGGGACTCCTTACAGACTTTAGATTCAATTGAGAAAGTCACTGAGTGAAAGGTAACATGCTGTCTTGCGATGACGGTGCTCAGATAGACAGGCAAGTCTTCCTGTGTTGGAACTGTTTAGGGCACTGTGCTTGTAGTGCAAGAGGTATGAAGGTATTGAGGTGTAAGCATGTAGTTTCACTCTTCGGGACTTGTCTTttctagaagagaaagaaaaatgtcagaGGCATCAACTATAAGTTTTGCTCCTGACAATCAAAGAGATTAGCCAAAGGTGTTCCAGGACAAAGAGTAGGAGAGAAGGGGCAGGAAGTGAGGTGAGTAGGTAGATAGGGCTAATCATTTTTGAACACCATGTACCACCCAAGCCACAGACACTGGTACTATCTTTACCAGTCTCTGTATTGTTGCTTCACAAATGGTATTTTATGTTAAATTATCACTTGTTCATTAATAATCAATGAAATACATGACCCCATGTCCCATTGAGAGAGATGATATGGAGGCAGCAATCCCGACTTCCTGCCCTCCTTTGGTGTGTAACAGAACAGCCACCTGGATTCAGTGGCATAGCCATTCGTATTTATttagcttttgagacaaggttgcaCCTCTTTCGGCTAATCACAAATCATCCTCCTCCTTCAAGTTTCATATGATATTGATTATCTGATCTGTAGGTTGTTATTTCACTGTTCCATACAGTATGGTATTGTGACTCCACCTAAAATCATAAACACATCAAACATATAGAGCGTTTTCATGGAATTATTCCCTAAACAACAGGAGGCCTGACCATTTCCATTTCTTAATTTCTATTATCTTCATGGACATCTAGACTGAGGTAAAGGTTACAAGAGGATGAGTGTAAGCTCTTTGTAAACATGCACCATTCTGTTCAAATGCTTTCAGCACTGGAAGGTTTTGATATTCCTGGGACCAATTCCCTGAAGATGCCTAGAAATGGTTGAAGTGACAGGTAGTTTCCTGACAGCCTGTACTGTAGACATGATTGACCGTCAGGACTACAACCAGGCTTAATCCATTTCTCCTCCCAAGTAACTCAGTGGGTGGGTCAGGGCCATTCTCCTGATTGTTGTCAGGAGGTATTTATCAGGTTGAAACTAGTCACAGTAAGGATGGATTCTAGATGAGATGTCAGGAACTGCTGACTAAACTGAAGGGCATGGTTGTGGGTCTAAATCTACATTGTATCTGTATTCATATCTATAAACAGATCCatatctatttgttttgttttgagataagacgTTATGTAGGCCAGGCAGGCCTCCAAGTGGATACATACCCAAATATAACTACTCGTTCTCTGATCTCTAATTCCTCAAGGTGAGTTCATAGTCATATGTTTAGATTCCTACTGCTGGTTCCCTGATTAAGATACAGCCAAATGTGTAGACCTGCTGGGTGGTAAATAACCTTTCAACTCTTAGGTCGTCAGTAGGGAAAGAATAGCCAGGGGTTGAGATGCCTATTTATCTATCTGTATCTAAGGGTTTTAACAGTTTAGCAACAATGTCTGTGCTGACTAGCCACAATCCTGGTGCTCCTGTTGTTTGGCAGCTCAAGAAAAATATGGAGATGTGTTAACAGTACACCCGGGACCAAGGCCTGTTGTCAGGTTGTGTGGGACAGACACCATAAGGGAGTTTCTGTTCGACCAAGCTGGGACTTTCTCTGGCCAGGGAACAGTTGCTGTGCTCAATCCAGTTGTACATGGATATGGTAAGATATGGGACAGGGTGGAGAGGAGAATGTGGCCCAGGTAGGTGAGTCTGAGAGGTGGGACCCAAGCTGTGGGGAAGGACTCTGGATTCCTTCCACCTACCCATGTTTCCCCTACTTTCTTAGGTGTGatctttgctacttcataactgttatcTTTCTAAGGTTAGgcatcataatgtaaatatctgtgttttctgatggactCAAGCAACTGCTGTGTTGTTTGATCTCCAAGGGATTATGATCCATAGGTTGACAACTGCTGGTCTTAGTGAAAGGCAAATGCAGAGCTTCAGTGAAGTGAAGGAAGCAGGAAAAACTTCAATCATGTTCTAAACAGAAATTCTGTTTCCTGTGCTTGTGTTGATGGGAATCAAGGAGCACAGAAGCTGTTGGGCGTTGTCGTTTGGTAGAATTCTGAGGCACTTCTGGGTCCTTCATGATTCCTTACAAGAAGGCCATCTTGGAGACTTAGTTTGCAGCTCTATTTCTTTACAGCAAGCATCTGCCTTTCTCTTATTGATAGTTCTTACTAGAGCTGAGATGGTGAGCTGAGGtgcagaaggaggagaggaagaaaggtgcAGAGTTTGAAAAGAGTGGCTGGAGAGAGAAGTCATGTTGATGGAGTTCCCAAAGGAAAACAAGCTATAAGGCTGAGAGCAAAACTGACTAACTCAGGGAAGGTTCTACAGGGAATCAGAGAATATAGATGATGATATACCAGctccagggagagggcaacaagGATTTATTGCTGTTGGACAGACCTCATCCCTCCAACCAACAGGGGCCATGATAGAAACTggcatacaaagacagaaggcagaAGTCCTTATAGCTTCTCAAAAACCACAGAGCCTAGAAGTCTcagaagggatggaggaagaTGGGCAGATGGGAGTGGGGTGCTCAGAACTTGCTAATCCACACAGGAAATCCTTGAAACTTTCTCAGCTCTTTCTGCCACTGGGAATTAACTATCAGCTCAGAGTCAAAATAGTGACCAGGGAAGAGGTGCCTTGTGGAAATTAACTATACATGATGTCCCTCTCAGCCCCTGGCAGACTGAATCCTGCCCCCGGTCATGAGTAGCTGTGTTGTCTTGGTGAACATAGCTATCCTCTCTGTATGCTAACAACACTGCATTTTATGTCCAATATCCTGGGGAGTCAAATACAATGATGCATTCAGAGCTTAGATTAGGGCTTGGTCCATTATATGTGGTATCGATGTTAGCTGCTGTTGCTATTTTTTGAGTAGTGAGTGGTGAGGACAGCCTCACGAGATGGAAATAAATTCAAATATTCCCCTGGTTCTATATCTCCTGTCTCCAGTCTTGCCTTCTTGTCCTCCAGGAGTCCCCCTGATCCCCACCTCCTTCTTCCAGCGCATTGCAGCAAACATCATCTGCTCCATTGTCTTTGGAGAGTGCTTTGACTACAAAGACCACCAGTTCCTGCATCTGCTGGATCTGATCTATCAGACATTTGCCCTTATGGCTCCTTGTCCAGCCAGGTCAGTAGGTGGGAAGAGAGGAGCATCaagggcagagaagagaagagatcgATTTTTGGGTGAAGGAGGGAGTGTCTTAGGACtggaagaaagacaaagacagcacAGAGAAATAAGGAGGCTGAGACCTCGAGGCAGGGAGGCAGCATGTTTAACAGGTTAGAGAGACCTGAGTATGCATGGTCATCCATACAAGAAGAAAAAATGATGTGTTATGAAGATGTAGCTCAGAAGAAAGaatcctgctttttttttcatgCAGGATCACATGGATTCCTCCCCAACAATGTATATCCTGGGTTTGGTGGTATACAAAACAtgaaattccagcatttgggTGATGAAGTCTGGGGTATCAGCAATTCAGGGTGATCCATGGCTACATATTGAATTTAAGGCCAGACTTGCTAAAATGACATTCAAACCCACAACCCACAAATTAAAACAGAGATAATTCAGCAAAGAGGATTAGGAAGGAGCACAGAGGAAAGGACAAAAGAGATACAGAGAGTGCAAGACAAAGGTTAGAGACTACAGTTCAAAAGCATACATATGtatgctgcatgtgtgtgtgctcgtgtgggtgtgtgtgtgtagtgtagcgtgtgtgtgtgtgtgtgtgtgtgtgtgtgtgtgtgttgggggttgcTTCATGAATTCTGGAGCACTACCCACTTCCTGTGTCCTGACAGCTCCAGGTGAGCCCCTGAGTCTCTCTTTCTTATGGGTGTTTCAGCTTTTCTCTGGCTTCTTGAAATACTTTCCTGGTGTCCACAAACAAATCTCCAAAAACCTACAAGAAATCCTCAACTACATTGGCCATAGTGTGGAGAAGCACATGGCTACCTTGGACCCCAGCGCTCCACGAGATTTCATCAATACCTACCTTCTGCACATGGAGAATGTGAGTCATGCATGGATTAGAGAGGGGGCGGGTTGAGAGTGAAGGATGGGCATGGTGTCAGAGAAAAAGAGGGGACAGAGGATGAGGACGAGAGGTAGAAAAAGTGCAGAGGAAATGTAGACTGGAGGAAatagaaagggaggagaaaatgACATAGGGAAAGAAAAGCGGTGTGAGTGGGGAAGAAACAGGGCAAAGAATGAAAAGCAGACAAGATCACagagtctggagagatagctcatggTTTAGACACACTGTCCAATATGGCAGACTGGAGTTCCTTTCCCAAAAGCTATGTTAGGCTTCTCATAATCGtatgtaactctagctccatcGATTCCAATGCTGTTTCCTAGCTTGTCTggcaaatacagacacacacacacacacacacacacacacacacacacacacacacacacacacacactgcagacacccacagtcatatacacataaatatacataaaataaacctttttttaaaaaagagttggAAATGACCAAAGAGACAGAGGAGTCAGATTCTAAAGACCAGAGCAGTCCAgggaagactgaagaaaaagaggataaTAGACAATGAGACAAGTGGTGTGAACTGCTGAGGGGACACGTGCCCAAGGGTCCAGAGAGCGTGGGACACATGGACAGTGACTAGAAAGGCACATGCATCTCACTACAAGGATCCAGTCATCCCTGacccttccttctgtctcccatCTGGAGCCAGGAAAAGTCCAACCATCACACAGAGTTCCATCACCAGACTTCTGTGCTCTCTCACTTCTTTGATGGCACCGAGACCACCAGCACCACACTCTGTTGCTCCTTCCTGATCATGCTCAAGTACCACCATGTCAAAGGTGTGCCATGGGTGAACAGTTGGGGATTTTTAACTTCCTTTTGGCTGCAGGGGTTCATGTGGATAACAGAGACATGGGCTTCTTACATCTGGAGCTCTGAAGGCATTGTTTGGTTTCCTCTAAATGAAGGCAGTGTTGTGGTGGTGTTTGAATGAGCACTTGGCTGACCTGTATTCTGTTGTTTCCTCCTATCAATTAAAGGTTGATTCAACCGTGAGTTTAACCAtccttccctctttctgtctttacATCCACCCATCAACCCAGTCAGTCATTAATCTGAccatccttcccttcttctatctttctgtctttacatccattcatccatccatctatccacccatccaaccatctctcctgtccttccttctctcttacaTGAATTCATGCAGTCAtctttctatccatttacctCTTCATCCATTTACCCACTCTGTTCACTAACCCAGACATCTATTCTCCATATGTAAACTTATCCATTTTTCCACCGATCCATTTATAAGCTTATTCACCAACTCAATTAGTCACCTGATCATCTGTATATccatagatttattttaaattttttttataacttgagtatttcttatttacatttcgagtgttattccctttcccggtttacaggccaacatccccctagcccctcccactccccttctttatgggtgttaccctccccatccttcccgcactgccgccctccccccaacaatcacattcactgagggttcagtcttagcaggacccagggcttccccttacactggtgatcttactaggatattcaatgcaacctatgagatcagagtccagggtgagttcatgtacagtctttacGTACCAGACACTCACATGGTGCAAGGATATGCATACAGACAAAataccaacacaaacacacacacacacacacacaaacacaaagcaacaacaacaacaacaaacaagcaaacacagaaaaaaaacccaactcaCCAGTGTTCAACCAAGGTGTGGCAGTACGaatctttaatcttagcactcaggatgctgaggcagatAGAATTTAGTGAGCTCACgaccagccagggctaaataGTGAGATCCCGTGTGAGTGTGGCTGACACACTTGTTtggtgagacaggatctcactatttagccctggctggtcttgagctcactaaaTTCTACCTGCCTCAGaatcctgagtgctaagattaaagattTGTACTGCCACACCTTGGTTGAACACtgttgagttgtttttttttctgtgtttgtttgttgttgctttgtgtgtgtgtgtgtgtgtgtgtttgtgttggtgttttgtctgtatgtgtatccTTGCACCATGTGAGTGTCTAGTGCCTGGGGAGGACAGAAAATGGCATGCGATCCCTTGGGATGGAGTTAGTAATGGTTGTGACTTCTGCTTGTGGGTGCTCGTCATTGAACccatgtcttctggaagagcagccagtgctcttaatcactgagaaGTCTCCAGATTTCTTTTGCTGAGAACTTTTCCACTACATCCACACTGGGTGAAAGAAGGAACAACTTACTGTCCTGCTCACTGCTGTACTGTGAGCACTTGGAACAACAGGTGACTGATGTCATGTAGTCAAAACATCTGCCAAGAAGTAAtaactaaatacataaataaagtgATGAAACCATTCAACTCACACATTGTGTGGCCAGACCTATTTAACCTTCTTATGATGCCCAGAATTTAATCCTAAAAGGATTAACTTTGTTTCAGTTCTGCAATCTATCTGTTCTTGATCCCTCTTGCTGCCTTGACACTTTCTGACAGAGGTGGGCTGGAGCCAAACTTTTATTGGGGTCACCTGAACCTCTCAGCCTCCACACACCTAAACGCTGGGACCTGCAGGTTCCCTTAAGGGGAGTGCTGTTTACATAACATCCACTAATGTGATGATATTTCCAACCAGGAATTGAGGCTTTCGACCTCAAATATGAGCCACTAAATTTCTGCCTGCATGGCGTGTAGCCCTTGGAAAGTTACCAGGAGCTTTACCAAGGTAGATTCCTGACACGCCCTCCTCCTCCAATCACAAAAATATAACAACAGAGAAACCTGCTCTTCAGGAAAAGCAGGAGAAAGTAAGGGAGAGGAACACAAAGTTCCagcttctcctttttaaaaattgcctcTTTTCTGATATTAAAATATGTTTACCTCATTTCCCACTTCTCTGTCCATCCAAATGATGGCATATACTACACCTTCAATTtttcattcattgctgtttctctctctctctctctctctctctctctctctctctctctctctctctctctctttctctctctctctctctctctcacacacacacacacacacacacaaacacacatatcacattCCACAGTCTCTAATTCTCAGCATGGTGGGAAGCTGTGGGTTGGTCAATTGCCAT is part of the Rattus norvegicus strain BN/NHsdMcwi chromosome 1, GRCr8, whole genome shotgun sequence genome and harbors:
- the Cyp2b14l1 gene encoding cytochrome P450 2B15-like, whose translation is MGQGGEENVAQVGVPLIPTSFFQRIAANIICSIVFGECFDYKDHQFLHLLDLIYQTFALMAPCPASLSFLWVFQLFSGFLKYFPGVHKQISKNLQEILNYIGHSVEKHMATLDPSAPRDFINTYLLHMENEKSNHHTEFHHQTSVLSHFFDGTETTSTTLCCSFLIMLKYHHVKGIEAFDLKYEPLNFCLHGV